Below is a window of bacterium DNA.
GCCCTGGCCGCCCTGGCCCCCGCGCACGCCTCCGCACACACCGAGCGGCGCAGCCACCCGCGCATACCGCTGCAGGTCCCCGTCGAGGTCCTCTGCGCCGGGCGCCTCGCCCCCGCCTCCCTGCGCGACATCAGCCGCGGCGGCCTGCACCTGGAGCTGCTGCCCGAGGGCTGGCTCGGCGAGGCGCGCAAGACCGGCGCCGCGACGACCCTCGGGATCGTCGGCCTCGACGCGGACCCGCTCGCCCGCGAGCTGACCGCGCGCTTCGGCCGCGGACCGGTGCTGGCGGTGCCGGTCCGCGCGCTCCCCGGCGGGGTCCTCGGCGCCCGCTTCGCCGGCAG
It encodes the following:
- a CDS encoding PilZ domain-containing protein, translated to MSTCSMSGDIGRCRYGLNALWSVRGDLAGSLARRFAERVGLFFRSESASLLVDLRRAGLIDSVGAARLRELHERHAGFLLVGRPASWMDLPLGVRRTLAELRPAPDLETALAALAPAHASAHTERRSHPRIPLQVPVEVLCAGRLAPASLRDISRGGLHLELLPEGWLGEARKTGAATTLGIVGLDADPLARELTARFGRGPVLAVPVRALPGGVLGARFAG